GATCAAGCGGTTATTTTCGTATTGCTCTAAAATATGGGCAAGCCATCCGGAAACCCTGCTCACAGCAAAAATCGGCGTGAACAAATCATGATCTATTTCCAGGCTGTGATAGACAGACGCAGAAAAGAAATCTACATTCGGAACAAGGCCTTTCTTTTCCTTCAGCAGTTCTTCAATCCTTAAGCTCATTTCAAACAGCTCTGATTGACCCGTCAATTCTGTCAGCTTCCTTGCCATTTCCTTCAAGTGCTTAGCACGCGGATCACCTTTACGGTAAACGCGGTGACCGAAGCCCATGATTTTTTCCTTCTTATCCATTTTGTCAAAAATATAAGCATCAACATTATCAACACTGCCGATTTCTGTCAGCATCTTCATGACTGCTTCGTTAGCACCGCCGTGGAGCGGTCCCTTCAATGCACCAATTGCAGATGTGATGCCTGAATATACATCAGACAATGTTGCCACACAAACCCGTGCTGTAAACGTAGAAGCATTCAGCTCATGGTCTGCATGCAGCACTAATGCTTTATTAAATGCCTCTACCGCAATGCTCTCAGGCTCTTCTCCTGTCAGCATATATAAAAAATTTGCTGCAAAGTTCAAATCTTTTCTCGGTGCAATCGGATCAAGCCCTTTTCTTAATCTTGAGAAGGCTGTAACGATAGTAGGGATTTTGGCTTGTAATCTCAATGCTTTTTGATAGTTTGTGCTTTCATCCATAAAGTCAGCATCCTTATCGTAAACACCCAGAAGGGATACTGCTGAACGGAGTACAGCCATTGGGTGCACATTTGCAAGCGGCAACAGCCTAAGCTGTTCAAGCA
This DNA window, taken from Niallia sp. Man26, encodes the following:
- the citZ gene encoding citrate synthase codes for the protein MAVTRGLEGIIATTSSISSIIDDSLSYVGYDIDVLAENSSFEEVVFLLWNRRLPTEAELDDLKQELADNAELPAPLLEQLRLLPLANVHPMAVLRSAVSLLGVYDKDADFMDESTNYQKALRLQAKIPTIVTAFSRLRKGLDPIAPRKDLNFAANFLYMLTGEEPESIAVEAFNKALVLHADHELNASTFTARVCVATLSDVYSGITSAIGALKGPLHGGANEAVMKMLTEIGSVDNVDAYIFDKMDKKEKIMGFGHRVYRKGDPRAKHLKEMARKLTELTGQSELFEMSLRIEELLKEKKGLVPNVDFFSASVYHSLEIDHDLFTPIFAVSRVSGWLAHILEQYENNRLIRPRADYTGPERAVYIPVHER